Sequence from the Streptosporangium brasiliense genome:
GGATGTTGGCCGGGATCCCCGCGTAGGAGAGCTGCGGCTGCAGGAACCAGCCGCGCCTGCGGGCCTCGTCGGACAGCACGAACACGTCCACCTCCTCCGAGCCGAAGGCGACCAGGGCCGAGTCGGGGTCGCCGAGCACCCGCAGGCCGGGGATCTCCGCGATGCCCTCGCGGAGCCGCCGGGCCGCCGCCAGGGTGGCGCGGCCGAGTTCGAGGTAACCCTCCCGGCCGAGGGCCTGGAGGGTGGCCCAGGCGCCGCCCAGCGGACCGGCGGACCTGGAGCTCTGCACGGTGGCGTTGATGACCGTGTAGCCGGGCCACGACGCCGACGCGAAGTAGGCCCTGCGCCGCAGCGCCGGGTCGGCGAACAGCACGACCGAGGCTCCCTTGGGGGAGTAACCGAACTTGTGCAGGTCGCAGGAGAGCGAGGTGACGCCGGGCACCGACAGGTCGAACGGCGGGACCGGCGCCCCGGCCTCGCGCAGCCACGGCAGCAGCCACCCACCCACGCAGGCGTCCACGTGGCAGAGCACGCCACGCGCCGAGGCGGCCGCGGCGATCTCGGCGACCGGGTCCACCACGCCCTGCGGGTAGGAGGGCGCCGAGGCGACCACCAGCACCGTGTCCTCGGTGATCACCGCCTCGACGGCCGCCGCGGAGGCCCGGAACGTTTCGGGGTCGACCGGCACGGTGTCCACCGCCACCCCCAGGTAGTGCGCCGCCTTGTGGAAGGCCGGGTGCGCGGTGACCGGGACGGCCATCCGGGGACGCCCCGGCACCCGCCGCGAGTCCCGCGCGGCCTTCACCGCCAGCATGATCGACTCGGTGCCGCCGCTGGTGAAGATGCCGCAGCCGCCGCCCAGCAGCTCGGCGACCGCGCCGACGACCTGCTTCTCCATCTCCACCACACTGGGGAACGCGGTCGGGTCGAGGGTGTTGACCTCCAGCATCTCGAAGTAGGCCCGGGCCGCGGCCTCGTGCACCTCCGGCCGCCCGGTGTCGTACACGTACGCGGTCACCTTGCCTCCGCGTACCGGCAGGTCGTCCTCCTTCAGCCGGGCGATCTCGGCGAGCAGTTCCTCGACGTCCCGGCCCTTCTCAGGCAGGTTCATGGATCTCCTTGGGTGATACGGCTCGGGCAAGCCGGTGGTAGGCGATGACGAGAGGGAGGCTGAGCAGCATGAGCGCCGCCGGCAGGGCGGTGAAGCCGAGCAGCAGGCCGGTCAGGGCCGGCCCGGCCTGGGCGGCCACCAGGCCGAGCGGCCGGGCGCCCGGCCGGGAGACCACCCACCGGGTGGACAGGGCGGCGGGCAGCAGAGCCGCCGTCATCACCGCGCCGACCGCCGCGGACCGCGAGGGGGGATGTCCAGGTGGCAAGGAGGGGCTCCCGGGAGGAGGAGAGAGGGGGGCGGGGCGTCGGGAGAGGCGGGGTCAGGTGGGAGGGTCTCCCTGGAGATAGGCGGTGAGGTGCATCATCCGATGGAGATGGGCACGGAACCTGCGCATGGCCCGGGGGTCGTCCATCCGCCTGCGGTTGCCCCGCTGGTCGAGCACCCCGCTCTGGGAGAAGCTGTTGGCGCACCAGATCATCGACCAGATGAGGTATTCGATGT
This genomic interval carries:
- a CDS encoding pyridoxal phosphate-dependent decarboxylase family protein is translated as MNLPEKGRDVEELLAEIARLKEDDLPVRGGKVTAYVYDTGRPEVHEAAARAYFEMLEVNTLDPTAFPSVVEMEKQVVGAVAELLGGGCGIFTSGGTESIMLAVKAARDSRRVPGRPRMAVPVTAHPAFHKAAHYLGVAVDTVPVDPETFRASAAAVEAVITEDTVLVVASAPSYPQGVVDPVAEIAAAASARGVLCHVDACVGGWLLPWLREAGAPVPPFDLSVPGVTSLSCDLHKFGYSPKGASVVLFADPALRRRAYFASASWPGYTVINATVQSSRSAGPLGGAWATLQALGREGYLELGRATLAAARRLREGIAEIPGLRVLGDPDSALVAFGSEEVDVFVLSDEARRRGWFLQPQLSYAGIPANIHVTVTGVTLRGVEAMLEVIAESAAAARERGPATLPEGLVELVAELDLDALDDAAFGELAAAVGVELGGPGQPEMAVVNAVLDALPADRREAVLIRFLSVIYA